The proteins below are encoded in one region of Amycolatopsis magusensis:
- a CDS encoding TetR/AcrR family transcriptional regulator: MPYHHGDLRRTMLTAAVAAITESGPAAISLRDLARRAGVSNAAPAHHFGDKAGLLTALAAEGYDLLADALGEVREGGMIDLGVAYVRFALEHRAHFEVMFRPDFYRADDEALVAARTRAGDVLADGVAADPRTGPEQELARVAAWSLMHGYATLVLTGAVSHEEPVVTARSIAKFLFPGDQVVK, translated from the coding sequence ATGCCCTACCACCACGGCGACCTCCGCCGGACCATGCTCACCGCCGCGGTCGCCGCGATCACCGAGTCCGGGCCCGCCGCGATCAGCCTGCGCGACCTCGCGCGCCGGGCCGGGGTGTCGAACGCGGCGCCGGCGCACCACTTCGGCGACAAGGCCGGATTGCTCACCGCGCTCGCCGCCGAGGGTTACGACCTGCTGGCCGACGCGCTCGGCGAGGTGCGCGAGGGCGGCATGATCGACCTGGGCGTGGCTTATGTGCGGTTCGCGCTCGAGCACCGCGCGCACTTCGAAGTGATGTTCCGCCCCGATTTCTACCGCGCCGACGACGAAGCACTGGTGGCCGCGCGAACCCGGGCGGGGGACGTGCTCGCCGACGGCGTCGCGGCCGATCCGCGCACCGGGCCCGAGCAGGAACTCGCGCGGGTCGCCGCGTGGTCCTTGATGCACGGGTACGCGACGCTCGTGCTGACCGGCGCGGTGTCACACGAGGAACCGGTGGTCACCGCGCGCTCGATCGCGAAGTTCCTGTTTCCCGGCGATCAGGTGGTGAAGTAG